Proteins from a genomic interval of Fundulus heteroclitus isolate FHET01 chromosome 21, MU-UCD_Fhet_4.1, whole genome shotgun sequence:
- the LOC105923726 gene encoding stonustoxin subunit alpha has product MASGMIERAALGRPFNLGMLYDARKDQLILGTTLWDDKTLQKMTEENSQHGSEFRISASDSLEEKFSLLDVSDSLQASFLGGLIEVGGSAKYLNDQKKSKNQTRVTFQYKATTIFKRLNISTEEMNKTQQIGVIVKSCATHIVTGISYGAFAFFVLDSEKLDASSAQDIKGNIQAVINKISSLSASGEADLKLSDTEKAVTEKFTWKFYGDVIPESNPVTFEEAVKTYRKVPELLGKNKENTVPVKVWMMPLKNFDPSAAEMTTDLSPGLVRKVQKAREDFHKLNMRCNDCLEGSVGFPKIKERLESFQQQCKIYEGKLLDVIAKKIPFIRAGEEDEKELLKILVDSEKSPFSSEKLMKWMINIEREVSVITLCLKEMKGAKIVQSEAELVEEFLNPEVQDVLSFVFTSLETTDPYLDKMKDYLDSQAMKATEDVDQSTNELPPFPQVDLLKMTRKAEEFGRFIKRFKNKKCRFLVAAIKNKQHQGATIYHYRNRRLLTENFSKPDVCDVEKATDRRDLIWYACDLTFDPDTINGHLTLSQGNKKLTHGYPQSYPHHPERFDALPQVLCKESLTGRHYWEVELSTDEGRDAAAAVCYKGIQRKSNTGWAGIGWNTISWSLGHKWEPQPIFYAEHNSNNRPDNAICYPLPHTGCARLGIFLDWPAGTLSYYIVAGERLSHIHTFHTRFSEPVYPCFKIWPKNSYILLCF; this is encoded by the exons ATGGCATCAGGTATGATTGAAAGGGCTGCTCTCGGTCGACCCTTTAACTTGGGGATGCTCTACGATGCTCGTAAAGATCAGCTCATCCTAG GTACCACACTCTGGGATGACAAAACTCTCCAAAAGATGACTGAAGAGAACTCCCAGCATGGCAGTGAGTTTAGAATCAGCGCTTCTGATTCCTTGGAGGAGAAGTTCTCTCTGCTGGACGTCAGTGACTCTCTGCAGGCCAGCTTCCTGGGTGGTTTGATTGAAGTTGGGGGATCTGCAAAGTATCTAAATGATCAGAAGAAATCCAAAAATCAAACCAGAgtcacatttcagtacaaagctACCACCATTTTTAAACGGCTAAACATTTCTACTGAGGAAATGAATAAAACGCAGCAGATAGGTGTTATTGTGAAGAGCTGTGCCACACACATTGTCACCGGCATCTCTTATGGTGCGTTTGCTTTCTTTGTGCTGGACAGTGAGAAGTTGGACGCGAGCAGTGCTCAAGACATTAAAGGCAACATTCAAGCTGTGATAAATAAGATTTCCAGTTTAAGTGCAAGTGGGGAAGCTGACCTAAAACTGTCTGATACAGAAAAGGCGGTGACAGAAAAATTCACCTGGAAGTTTTACGGAGACGTGATTCCTGAAAGCAACCCTGTGACGTTTGAAGAAGCAGTGAAAACGTACAGAAAAGTTCCAGAACTTCTtggaaagaacaaagaaaacactGTTCCAGTAAAGGTCTGGATGATGCCGCTGAAGAACTTTGATCCGTCAGCAGCTGAGATGACGACTGACCTCAGCCCTGGTCTTGTGAGAAAGGTTCAAAAAGCTCGGGAAGATTTTCACAAACTCAACATGAGATGCAACGATTGTCTTGAAGGCAGCGTTGGGTTCCCAAAGATCAAAGAAAGGTTGGAGAGTTTCCAACAACAGTGTAAAATCTATGAAGGGAAACTTCTGGATGTGATTGCAAAAAAGATTCCGTTTATCAGGGCAGGAGAAGAAGATGAGAAGGAGTTGTTGAAGATCCTGGTTGACAGTGAAAAGTCTCCTTTTAGTAGTGAGAAACTAATGAAGTGGATGATAAATATTGAGAGAGAAGTCAGTGTAATCACTTTGTGTTTAAAGGAAATGAAGGGAGCAAAGATAGTCCAAAGTGAGGCAGAGTTGGTGGAGGAGTTTCTTAATCCTGAAGTCCAGGATGTCctcagctttgtttttacttcTCTGGAAACTACAGATCCTTATCTTGATAAAATGAAGGACTACCTGGATTCTCAGGCTATGAAGGCTACTGAGGACGTGGATCAATCCACAAATGAACTACCACCTTTCCCACAAGTAGATTTActtaaaatgacaagaaaagctGAAGAATTTGGTAGATTTATTAAAAGGTTTAAGAACAAGAAGTGCAGATTCCTTGTAGCGGCCATAAAAAATAAGCAACACCAAGGAGCAACCATCTACCACTACAGGAATAGGAGGCTGCTCACGGAAAACTTCTCAAAACCGGATGTCTGTGATGTGGAAAAGGCAACAGATAGAAGAGATCTGATTTGGT ATGCTTGTGATCTGACCTTTGATCCAGACACAATAAATGGACATCTTACTCTTTCTCAAGGAAACAAGAAGTTGACGCATGGATATCCACAGTCCTATCCTCATCACCCTGAGAGATTTGATGCTTTACCTCAGGTTCTGTGTAAGGAGTCACTGACTGGACGGCATTACTGGGAGGTGGAGCTGAGCACCGATGAAGGcagagatgctgctgctgctgtgtgttaCAAGGGAATACAGAGAAAGTCGAACACGGGATGGGCTGGGATTGGATGGAATACCATAAGCTGGTCATTGGGCCACAAGTGGGAACCCCAACCGATTTTCTATGCTGAGCATAACTCAAACAACCGACCAGATAATGCAATTTGTTACCCTCTACCGCACACTGGCTGCGCACGCCTAGGAATTTTTCTGGACTGGCCTGCAGGCACTTTGTCCTACTACATAGTCGCAGGGGAAAGACTGAGTCACATTCACACTTTCCACACCAGATTCTCAGAGCCTGTGTACCCATGTTTCAAGATCTGGCCTAAAAACAGTTACATCCTCCTGTGTTTCTAA